The Babylonia areolata isolate BAREFJ2019XMU chromosome 22, ASM4173473v1, whole genome shotgun sequence genome contains a region encoding:
- the LOC143297391 gene encoding uncharacterized protein LOC143297391 — protein MLLLCNVVHSEHLFGAFDVKPSAKALYYQKKWQKYKCTFTYLAQGEEKEQWQFIMEKLSDGKMLRCSVSRGATSRVTFQNFTLSLTGPKVHLESYDAVSYLEQRLKDSEVKMDQKKRIVYAVEGEFQKKLERVTLTARVGKKTEL, from the exons ATGTTGCTTTTGTGCAATGTTGTACACAGTGAGCACCTTTTCGGAGCTTTCGACGTGAAACCCAGTGCTAAGGCTTTGTACTATCAAAAGAAATGG CAAAAATACAAGTGTACATTTACCTACCTTGcacagggagaagaaaaagag CAATGGCAGTTCATCATGGAGAAACTGAGTGACGGCAAAATGCTGCGATGCTCCGTGTCAAGGGGAGCAACCTCACGTGTCACTTTCCAAAACTTCACACTAAGTCTGACCGGGCCTAAAGTTCACCTTGAAAGCTATGACGCAGTT agttATTTGGAGCAGAGATTGAAGGACTCAGAAGTCAAAATggaccagaaaaaaagaattg TGTACGCTGTGGAGGGCGAGTTCCAGAAGAAACTGGAGAGAGTGACACTCACCGCCAGGGTTGGGAAGAAAACagagttataa